TTGTTCAGCGCATCTTTGGCATCTGATGCCTGATCCCCCATCTCTTCCATCAAATCCTGTGCTTCTTCCATCGGACGTGAATCCAACGCATCTTCAATCTGATCTTTGTATGTCACGCCGACATAAATCCCCAAACCGACTAAAATAATCGCAATATATTTCAGCATTCTGTTTCTCTCTCTTTTCTGATTATTCTGATACGCTTCTGGCAAAGTCGTTTGCAATGGCGTTTCATCTGTTCAGTACGGCACAATGAAATCAATCAATGACTACTCGCATCGCCCAAGCCAGTATAACGTTATCGTTCCGTCCGAACCTGCAAGACCGCTCCCAGATTTTCGCCACAACACCGTCGGCTTTGTCCCGGCAAATCCGGAGACACCAGCGTGGCACAACTGAGTCAGAAAACGGTTAAGTTCGGTGCACAATGAAAAAGAAATGAATCAACAGCGACAATCACGGTCGACAGGAAAGAAAAAACCCACGATTGCTCGTGGGTTTTTCGGTGGCTTTAAGCATAAAGCCTGTGACAGGTTTTCAGCAATTTGCTGATTTAATTTTTATGTGTTTCTGAAATTAAAAACGGCGCTAAAGCATCAAACAATTGATCAATTTCTTGCTGAGTATTGTAGTGCATGAAACCGACCCGGACGACACCACCCTCTTCCAGGACACCAAGCTGTCTGCACAGCCCAAGGGCATAGAAATGGCCATGCCAGACACACATGTTCTGCTGACCGAGCCGGGATGCTACATCCGACGGCGGAACACCATCAAGACGAAGCGCAAAAGTCGGCGTCCGTTCTGCGATTCGCGTCTCATCTTTGATGCCATACAAGGTGAGATTACTGTATGTTTTGACTCGTTCTAGGAAATAGCGACTCAATGACGCTTCATGCGCCTGATAATGTGCATAACTGGATTCAAGCCGCTGACGAAGGCTATCCTTTTCATCGCCCCACTGCGCCAGATAGTTGATCGCAGCCACAACACCGGCTAAACCTTCGAAGTTCTGGGTGCCAGTTTCAAAGCGTCCCGGACCGACATCAGTCGCTGGTTCAACCTTATAAGGTTTCAGTGTCTGCAACCATTGTGGTGCAACATAGGCGAGCCCCACATGGGGACCAAAGAATTTGTATGCCGAGCACGCCAGAAAATCGCAACCCAATGCCTGTACATCCACCAGCTGATGAGGAGCATAGTGCACCGCATCAACAAATACTTTCGCGCCGACCTTGTGCGCGGCCTGTACAATACGCGCCACATCCACCACAGAGCCCGTGGTATTCGACGCATAAGTCACCGCGACCAGCTTTGTTTTCGGATTGAGCAGGGAATCAAAGTGGTCGTAATCCAGTGTGCAGTCTTCTTCATTCACCCGCACCTGACGCACAAGCACACCTTTATCATCTGCTGCCTGCTGCCAGCTCGAGACATTGGAATAATGATCCAATGACGTCACAATCACTTCATCGCCCGGCTGCCAGTCTCTGGAAATCGCACGGCTCAGCTGAAATGTCAGCGACGTCATGTTCGGGCCAAAGACAATGTTTTCTGGCGTTGGGGCATTCAGCAGCGCCTGCGCTGCCTGACGCGCAGAAGCCATTAAAGACACAGTCGCTTCGCTGGAGAAGAAAGCCCCACCCAGATTCGAATTGTAACGTCCCAGGTAATCCGTCATGGCCTGAAGCACAGATTCAGGCACCTGAGATCCACCGGGACCATCAAAGAAATACACGGGCTGATCATTCACGGTTTGATTCAGTGCAGGAAACTGCTGCCGTACCTGATCCACATTAAAGGGCATAGTTTGTCTCCCGAGCGGTCAGTACAAACAGGTTCATGTAACCTTGCTGGTCCTGTTTCACCGCTTTGATTGGACGCGCGTTATGCCACAGCTGATCATCCGCTAAAATTGCGACTTCACCCTCAGCCAGAGCCATGCTCAGAATGGGCAGATCATCTTTGGATTTGTAAACCATAAACTCTCCGCCTTCGACATTTTCCCGGCCGAATCCAATCACAGCAATGTGGTTGAAACCATCCTGGTGCACACCTTCCGGTGCAACCTGAGTCTCGCCATCCATCGCCGCAATACGAATCTGATGAATCTCTATTTCCTGATCCTCCGTTAAGGCATTGGCACGCTGAAAGACTTCGCACATTTCACGCAGCCCGTCACTGTGAAGAATGCTGTCTTCTAAAGGCTCAAAAGAACGACTGACATTCCCCTGGAAATGATTGATCTCATCCGACTGAACAAAAGCTCTCGGCGGTAAATGCTCAACACCATTCGCGGTTGCCTTCACCACAGAATACCGGCGTAAACGATATTCACCATCGGCATGGCCGGTTTTCGGAAGGTGATTAAACGACGGTGTCAGGTCGCTGATGGCCTGTCCGCTGAGTTGGGTGAGTTGAAGGGTACGATCCACTGAAACACTCATTGCATCCGCTCCTCTTAGCAAGCGCTATTTCCTTAGCTACGTCTCGCGTCCTGCCAGACATCCTTGGTTGACTGCACATCAATGCAAACATCGATTAACAATTCAGTTACAGGAGAGGATAAAGAAAAATTCTCGGATGCCAACATCAGACAGATAAAAAGTTTGGTAAATAATCAAAATAAAGAAAATATCACTATCAAAGTGAAAAACACTGGCCTGATCGTCCAAACCTTTTCACCCCCGCTCCAAAAATACAGTATTCTTTGCTGCTGAAATAATTAAACCACTGATTTTAAAGTATTTACCAGAGCGTGCCAGCGGATTCAGAAGGGGGGAACGGTGTGAAAACCCCAGATGATCATTCTGTTTGTGACCAGAATCCCATCCAAAATTTTGTCACACTTGGCATTTCAATGAAGATCTTCGAGAAGAAAAGCCTCCCGATTCGATCGGGAGGCAAACACAAAAGTGCTCAAAAATAGAACGGAGGATTGTTAAGGACGATGTGGCGTATAGATATACTGTTCGCCAGATTGTTTATAAAACGTATTATCAATAATCGCGTAAGTAATCCCTGAAATCACCGCGAAAGTCACTAAATCGGGTAAATTCGAACGGTGATACTCCCGGCGTGGACGCTCATGAACCACGACCACATCTCGATGATAGTGGTGATGATGCCGAACTTTTTTCCGGTAATGATGCTTATGCCAGTGTTTCTTTTTATGCTTATGTTTGTGCTTGTGATACTTTCTATGGTCATCGTCATAGTGATGACCTTTACCGCCATGTGCCCAGCTCACAGCCGGAATGACTAAAGACAGACACAACACGCCAATCCATAGAGTTTTCATCAGATGCTACCTTGTATTTACCGCTTTTATGTACAGCGTACATTTCATTCAGTAAAGCAGTGTCAGCAACAGGTAAAGCGAAAGTAAAATCTGGCTACATTCACTCAACATTCTGCATATTGCAGACGTTCAATGCTAATGACTAAAAATACCGACACAATCACCGAAAAACCTGCCATTCACATCGTCGGGATGGGTTGTTCTGAATTTCAAATCGCGGCTTATATGGAGCATCGTCCCGACATGCCAGGCATGGCCGAGTTAGTGCAACTTCAGCCTGCCATTCCGGGAGAAATCCATTGTATCGGGCAAGCCTGCGGCAACGGCTGGCGGAAAGTCTTTAATGTCTATGCCAAGCTGCTCTACGCACTCGATCCAACCTGTTTTGACTATGCGAAATGCGCCGACAGCTGGCAGCGTTTCCGCGACCAGTTTCTGCTGCAGGCAGGAAGCCAGACAGCGCTGCTGTTTAGCCCACCCGTTCTGGATTTGAACCGAGCAGCCTCCCGGTATCACATCATCATGGGACGAACTTACGCCAAAAAGCTCATCCACCAAGGCTTACTGAACGCTCCACTCACCTGGTTGGATCATGAGTTTGCCGTCAATCAGGAACATCGCCTCGTTGTTTGTCCTTACTTCGACTACCGGCAGTTGTCGAACCTCAAGATTGAACGTCTGGCGGCAATTCTCGCCGGATTTACACAAACCAACTCTGCATCATACCAATCAAAGTAAATCAGTGATCAGAAATAGCGTCGGAAAAATGTTTGAGAACAAGGCGGATTTTTTAGATCAGTCGTGATTCTACAATCAAAAAATCTAACGCAGTTATCGAGCATTTGAACAAGCTAGGATGACCGATGATTGACTGCGATGGGTATAAGCCACACAGCCAGAATTCGAATTCGTTCTATGCTTGTAAAGGGTCTGTCCTGATTCTGGCCGTACGGGGGCTGTATGCTGAACGAGCTGCAAACCATGATTTTCGAACTCGGGATCATTGTGGTCAGTTCAGCAATCTTAGGCACCCTCTTTCTCTATGCGCGCCAGCCCATCATTCTGGCTTATATTGCCGCCGGTATTCTGCTCGGCCCCAGCGGCTTCGGATTGCTCAACGATAATGACCGGATTATTCAGTTTGGTCAGTTCGGCGTGATTCTGCTGCTCTTCCTGCTTGGGCTCAACCTCCAGCCTTATAAGCTCATCAGCCTGTTTCAGGAATCCGCCCTGATCACGCTGGGCACCTGCTGTCTGTTTTTTCTGGTCACGTTGGGGTTTTGCTGGGCGATCCGCCTGTCACTGACAGATGCACTGGTCGCAGCCGCGGCCCTGATGTTTTCCAGTACAGTGATCGGCCTGAAGCTCATCCCAACCACCACGCTGCATCATCAGCGACTCGGTGAAATCATGACCAGCGTGCTGCTGATTCAGGATATGCTGGCGATCATTGTGATTCTGTTTCTGAACGTCCGAAGCCCGGATGCCATGCTCAGTGCGTTTGGTCTGATCCTGCTGAAACTGGCTTTGCTGTGTTTGCTGGCTTATCTGGGCGTGCGATACCTGATCCTGCCTTTATTCCGCCGATTTGATGTGATTCAGGAATACACCTTTGTCGCGGCACTGGCCTGGTGTCTGCTCTGGGCAGAAGCCGCGCATCTGGCCGGATTATCTTATGAAATTGGTGCATTCGTCGCAGGATTATCCATCGCGATCAGCCGTGTTTCTCAGGCAATCTCGTTACACCTGAAACCATTGCGGGAGTTCTTTCTGATTCTGTTTTTCTTCGCTGTGGGCGCAAAAATGGACTTTAACCAGGGAGACATGATGCTGATATGGGGATGCCTGTTCGGCGTGATTTTAATCGTAGTGAAAGCGGTTGGATTTGCCTTCGCACTCAAACTTGCCAGAGAAAAAGCGACCCGAGAGCTTGCTGCCCGTTTAAGCCAGGCCAGTGAGTTTTCTCTCTTACTGGCCTACACCGCCCTCACGGCTGGGCTCGTTTCGGATCAAGGGATGCTGTTTATTCAGGCTGCGACACTCACCACCTTTATTGTATCGACCTATTGGGTGGTCAGCCGGTTTCCGACGCCTATCTCCAGCGACAAAAACCTGCGAAAAGACTAGCCATTATGCCGTTCGGCGCTGGCATTGCATCGAGAAGTGATTCTCCGGAGTAATGTGATACCACATTTCAAAATGCGCCTTGTTTTTTCCTTTCATGATGGGTTGCAGGAATATCCGGTAACCCATCAGATCCCGCTGAGCGTCGTAGCCGAACGGATTGGCCTGATTCGGATCAACCAGAATTTCACGCTTCATCGCCACTGGCTTCAGGCGATACTGGCCCTCATGACTTTCCAGCAGATAGTCCACAAAAAGATTAAACTCCAGTTCGGTTTCACCCTGCTCGGTATAGCGAATCCACTCTTTGGAGATCACTTTGCCATCACGCTGAATGTCGTAGTTCACCCAGCTTTCTTCTTTATCAGACGCCTTTCGATCCGGCAGGCACTGCCATTGTCCAACCAGTTCAGTGATTGACGCGATATCCGTTGCATGTTCTGTTTTCGCCGCCATGGCTGGCTGCGTCCCCAAAAAAACGAAAGCGGCCAGACAACCGCGCTGCATCCATGACTTCATCCCTCTCCCCTCAAGATTTCATTGATTCAGCTAACATAGCGAACTTCAGCGGATGGCTCCACAAAGTTTTCTGAAAATCAGACATGAAAAAAGGAGCCGTAGCTCCTTGATCTGATTCATTTGGTATGGCTCAGGATGGTTTCACCTGCAAAGTCGCCTGAGCATCTGCGGCAGACTGGGCCGTCGCAGACGACGGCTGAGCATCTTGCGCCGACAATTTCGCCAACAAATGACTCACCGGCACGATCGGTCCCATCATATTCACCCGCATCGGCGAACCCACTGCACCCAGGTGCAATTCAGAGGTATCTGAGGCGGAGTAATTGTATTTGTAATTGAATTTATCAACCGCCATGTGGAGCAAATCAAACTCCTTCCGATGGCAGGAAACATAGGCACGCCAATACATCGCATCCAGCACTTCATCCGGCGTATAGGCCCGGATGATGAAACGCCAGCTGCCATCCTCACCGTAAAAATCCAGCGGGAATATCTGCTTTATTTTTCTTTTGTTCAACAAGGTATATCTATCCACTCAGCCAGCGAGACAACAGAATTATCCTTGGATTAGCACAGATTGGAAGAGAAAAAAGCAGAAAAATGACAATTTTGACAATCCGTTTCAGAAACGGCTATCGGGGAAAGCGAGGATGGAATCTTCGGGAGGATACCACAAAAAAAATGCACATTTCAGACTTGTGGAAAAATTTTCTCTGCCTATAATGCTGAAAACCGGAGCGTCTGCCAACGCTCCGGTTTTTTTGTGCCTGCTCTTCGGGAATGAAGTCATCTGCCAATGATTCACCCCTGGGAGCAATATTCAATCGCTACACTGAAGATAAAGAAGGAACTTCAATGCGTATCGAACAAGACCTGAAACTGGGCTTCAAAGATGTTCTGTTTCGTCCAAAACGATCCACCCTGAAAAGCCGTTCTCAAGTTGAATTAACCCGCGATTTTACATTCAAGCATAGTGGCCGTCAATGGTCTGGCGTGCCAATTATCGCCGCCAACATGGATTCCGTCGGCAGCTTCGAAATGGCGCAAACGCTGGCGAAGCATCAGGTGATGACCGCAATCCACAAACATTACACTGTGGATGACTGGGCCGGATTCGTGCGAGAAAACCATGCGGAAGTACTCAAGCATGTCATGGTCTCGACCGGTACATCCGAAGCGGATTTCCAGAAAACCAAAGATATTATGGCGCTGACGGACGATCTGATTTTCATCTGTATCGACATTGCCAACGGTTACTCGGAGCATCTGGTGGAGTACGTTGAGAAAGTCCGTGCAGCCTTCCCGGATAAAGTGATCAGTGCCGGTAACGTGGTGACGGGCGACATGGTGGAAGAGCTAATTCTGGCAGGTGCCGATCTTGTCAAAGTCGGGATTGGCCCGGGTTCTGTCTGCACCACCCGCGTGAAAACCGGCGTCGGCTATCCGCAATTGTCGGCCATTATTGAGTGTGCCGATGCCGCGCACGGTCTGGGCGGCCGGATTATCGGCGATGGCGGCTGTACCTGTGCTGGTGACGTTTCCAAAGCATTCGGCGGCGGCGCCGATTTCGTGATGCTCGGCGGCATGCTGGCTGGCCATGAAGAAAGTAATGGCGAAGTTGTTGAAAAAGAAGGAAAAACCTTCATGAAATTTTACGGTATGTCATCTCAGAGTGCGATGGACAAACATTCCGGCGGTGTTGCCAACTACCGTGCAGCTGAAGGAAAAACCGTCCTATTGCCTTACCGTGGCCCGGTGGAAAACACCATCCAGGATATCATGGGTGGCGTGCGCTCAACCTGCACCTACGTTGGCGCGGCGCAGTTGAAAGAGCTGACCAAACGCACCACTTTCATCCGTGTACAAGAGCAAGAGAATAACGTGTACGGGAAAGAGTGATACGTCACTTTGAATCCTAATTGTCACAAGTGAAAGGTCGCAGATGCGGCCTTTTTTTATGTCCGGAACCTATGGCATCTCTATATACGTGTTGTATTTGCAAACATGGTGGCGTCCTGCCCTTGGCGACATATTCAAATAACTTACTTAGAAAATCGCTTCAGCGCCTTCATTCGATAAAGCCACCATGTTGATGAGTGGTTTTTCCTTTGGGTTGCCTGGTGTTTTCGGACGGATGGGCAGTCGCTATCGTGAATCATTTTGTTCACCTGGCCGACGGCAATGCCTGAAATTTCAGAGAATTTCTGAACTGTGACAAAGGGACAAAGTGGTGCATTGAACACTATTGAATAATTGTTCGTGGTGGTATCCTTGCGAGTTGTTCAGATACTTGATTATCGAAAAACCGTGCAAGTTAATTCGATATCACTCAAATGGCTTCTTTTGGGGGAAGGTAAGATGTATGTAAGTGATAAGTCCAATGCAGTTCACAACACAGTCAACCTGCCTTACTTCACGTTCAAAGATGGTGATTTGGTCGAGGAAGAAAAGCTCCAATTTGATCGCCGCTATCTAGAAAGTAAAAGAGTGCTACCTAACGACAACCTGATCGTTATAGCAAAAAATGGCGACTTGGTGTTTGATGACAAAGCAATTTCAGGCCAGTATCTGATCAAAATTGATGAGGATGCGTCAATCAACTCGCTACAAAAGCTGCCAGGTAACAAGGTAGCGATTGCGTTCTCCAACTCTACTGTGCAGTTGGATGAAAGGGATATTGAGGTTTTGGGTAAAATAATAACTAGGCTCTAATTTATATGAAAAGTATCGTGTTTTTTAACAATAAAGGTGGTGTTGGTAAAACAACTCTCCTGTGTAATGTGGCAGCAATATTAGCTGATGAACATCAAAAAAAAGTACTCATTGTAGATGCTGATCCTCAATGTAATTCGACTGCTTATTGTTTAGGAGATTCCGTAGTTGAGGAAATGTTTTCAAAAGCAAAAAGAAATACTATTGAGAACTTCATTCAACCATTAAAAAAAGGTAAGGGATATTTATTAGAAAAAGTCAAACCGATTTACTCCCAACGATTCAATCTAGATATTATTCCAGGGGATCCAAATCTTGCTTTAAGTGAAGATTTGCTTGCTTCCGATTGGAAATCCTCTATCTCCGGCGACGAGAGGGGATTACAAACGACTTTTGTAATGAAAGATTTAATTCACAAATATAAAGATGACTATGATTTTATATTTTTCGATGTAAGCCCATCACTAGGAGCACTAAATAGAGCTATATTAATTTCTTCGGATTACTTTGTTGTTCCAATGAGCGTTGATGTTTTTAGTCTCTCGGCTATTGAAAACATTGCTGCATCTTTAAAGTCTTGGAAAAAAGCGTTAAAACAGAGCTTAGATTTATTTAAAGATGATGAAAAAGAAAGTTTTAGCGTAAATAATGAAGTCGTTGACTGGAATCTTAATTTCATTGGATATGCTGTGCAGCAATATACATCAAAAACAGTTTCTGGAACGAAAAGACCTGTGAACGCATATGAAAAAATCAATAAAAAAATCCCATCAGTCATTAACAAATATTTAATAGATAATGATGAACTAAATATTGATTATAGACTAGGTGAGATACAAAACCTTCATAGCCTTATTCCATTATCTCAATCTGCAAACTGCCCCATTTTTAAGTTAAAGTCTAGCGATGGTGTTGTTGGTGCACATTTTTCAATGGTTAAAGATTCAAGAGCCATTTTTGATAAAATAGCAATTAACATTATTAAAAATATCGAGGTTATTAATGATTAATTGGCCTGAGGATGTTATTGAGGATATAGCTAGACGGCGTTGTGTCATTTACATTGGTTCTGGTGTCTCAATGAATAGCACCAATAAAAACGGCCAAAGACCAAAGACATGGCACGCTCTGCTAACTGACATGCTTAATAAAGTTGAAAGTCCAAAACAGCATATAATTAAACTTCTAAAAGAAAACGACTATTTAACATCTTGCGAGATTATAAAAGATAAAATGGGTCGAGAACAGTTTGTAAGAACCCTACGTCAAGAGTATTTAACTCCGTCTTACCTCCCTGCGGATATTCATAAAAACATATTTAGATTGGACTCAAGACTAGTAATCACTCCAAACTTTGATAAGATTTATGATTCATATGCTACGGGGCAAACACATGGATCTGTAATCATAAAGAATCATTATGACAGCGATATACATTCAGCCATAAGAGAAAATGGACGATTGATAATTAAAGCTCATGGGACTATTGACACGCCAGAGAAACTAATATTTACACGAAAAGAATATGCAGAAGCTCGTTCAAAATATAGTAACTTCTATGAAATATTAGAAGCTCTATCTGTAACGCATACGTTCATTTTTATTGGCTGCGGTGTAAATGATCCTGACATTAGATTACTGCTTGAAGATACATTTTTCAAACACGATAGCTACAAGCCTCACTATATGTTGATGCCAAATGGCTCATTACACAAAGACCAAATAAATATAATACAAAGAACTATGAACTTAAGAGTTTTAGGATACTCTAAAAACAACAATCATATTGAACTTACTGATTCCTTAGCAAACCTAGAGGTTAAAGTTAACTCAGTACGTGATGAATTAAGGCAAAACAGTAACTGGTGATTTAAACAAGCCGCCTTGCGGCTTGTTTAATTCAAACTTACTACTTTTAAATAATAACTTGTTTACACATTTATTACCTTATTACCTGCCGGTTCTGTGTTCTATCAAGCATTACGAATTTCTATCAGCCTGCTTGGAAATTTATTGATTATTTAAAAATTAATTTTATCAGTAATAATATAAATCCGATAATACTCCATTCCATTCCCTCACCTTCATAGAAATAAAATGCCCTGTATATACGCCAATGCAAGCACAGATAATGCCTATAACCCAATTTTCAATGCTCATAACTGATTCCGTTTAAATTTATAGGTTCAATGGAAACTTCTAATTATCTATCAAACATCGCTTGGAACTGATGTTAAGAGATAGTCATAGACAGGACCTTAAGCATTAAGCTTTTCATAAATTCCATCTAAGGTTCTGTCTTTCTTGGATTTTCTCTGAGCTGCTTTGCGAGCATTCATTGATATATATACCATAGCCCATTCCAGTCGCCCTGATATTTCAGACCTTGCTTGGTGCATCAAGCTTTCCAATATTGGAAGTAGCCAAACATCAACATTTTTTGCCGCTTTTAATACAGATACTGACGGCAGGCTGGTTATGGCAATACTTCGCCGAACAATCAGCGCTAGCAAACTGGCCCAAATCAGCCCCTCAGCAATGGCTTTTTGTGCCGTTACAAAACGACGCCAATTCGTATGCGACTTTAACTCCTTGAATAGCAACTCAATTTGCCATCGGCACCGATAGAGCGCCATGATATCGTCTGCTGAAAATTGTGATGTCGGCAAGTTTGTCAACCACAGACAAAAACGCTTTTCTTCAGCGAACCATCGACGCACCACCCGGAACTCGTACTTTCCTCGCTTGCATCTCAGGTCAAGAACTTCGGAGCGGTTAGTTTTTCGGCTAATATCCTTGAGTTTCATATCTATTAATCTTGGTAAACGCCGACCATTGCCATTGTGGGCACTAACAATTGTTGGGTTCAGTGATTTACCGCCACGGACGATAAAATGGCCGTTATGACGAGAAAGTTGCTCGAAATAGCTAAAATCCACATAGCCAGCATCGGCTAAAAGCAATTTTTTCTCTAGGTTGCCAGGTGTGGGCAAGTACGTCCGCTCAGATGCTGTATCTGCCGTTACTGTCATCGTTTTTGGTGACTGGTCAAACAGCGACATGGTCATATGACATTCAATCGCAGCAGGATAGTTTTTGAAGCGGCTTGGAAAAACCTCACGAAGTCCGTCGTGAACTCGAAAAGAACTGCCATCCTGCAGAATAACATCGTCGAAATGAGATAAATTTGCTGGCATTGAACGCGAACTCTTCTGGAACAGCTGAACTATTGCAAATTTGACCAGCTCTTTCATAAAGTCGGCAAAACTATCTTTTCGCAACTGGTTATGAAAAGGCTTATAAGCCACATTTTGCTTTTCACTCAGACACATCCCGTTGAACTGGCGATGAAGGTCGGCAATGGCGTGGCAATTGCCCTTGCTCAAAGCCGCGAGAAGGCTGAGTACCAATTGTTGAGGCTGAATTGCTCTGGCCCGCTGAGTAAAACCACACTTTCTTGCAGTTTTTTCGAGAAAACTGGCATCGAAGAATTGCACCAGTTGCTTTTTTAAAGAGATAATCGTCATCGGCTTCACGGTTGATTCTGGTTGTTTGTTTGGCGACGATTATCAGATCATAAGTGAAGCCTTTTTTCTATCTAAAATATGGGGTTAG
The Photobacterium sp. GJ3 DNA segment above includes these coding regions:
- a CDS encoding YtxH domain-containing protein, encoding MLKYIAIILVGLGIYVGVTYKDQIEDALDSRPMEEAQDLMEEMGDQASDAKDALNKQLESLQN
- a CDS encoding cysteine desulfurase-like protein, producing the protein MPFNVDQVRQQFPALNQTVNDQPVYFFDGPGGSQVPESVLQAMTDYLGRYNSNLGGAFFSSEATVSLMASARQAAQALLNAPTPENIVFGPNMTSLTFQLSRAISRDWQPGDEVIVTSLDHYSNVSSWQQAADDKGVLVRQVRVNEEDCTLDYDHFDSLLNPKTKLVAVTYASNTTGSVVDVARIVQAAHKVGAKVFVDAVHYAPHQLVDVQALGCDFLACSAYKFFGPHVGLAYVAPQWLQTLKPYKVEPATDVGPGRFETGTQNFEGLAGVVAAINYLAQWGDEKDSLRQRLESSYAHYQAHEASLSRYFLERVKTYSNLTLYGIKDETRIAERTPTFALRLDGVPPSDVASRLGQQNMCVWHGHFYALGLCRQLGVLEEGGVVRVGFMHYNTQQEIDQLFDALAPFLISETHKN
- a CDS encoding 2OG-Fe dioxygenase family protein, whose translation is MSVSVDRTLQLTQLSGQAISDLTPSFNHLPKTGHADGEYRLRRYSVVKATANGVEHLPPRAFVQSDEINHFQGNVSRSFEPLEDSILHSDGLREMCEVFQRANALTEDQEIEIHQIRIAAMDGETQVAPEGVHQDGFNHIAVIGFGRENVEGGEFMVYKSKDDLPILSMALAEGEVAILADDQLWHNARPIKAVKQDQQGYMNLFVLTARETNYAL
- a CDS encoding cation:proton antiporter yields the protein MLNELQTMIFELGIIVVSSAILGTLFLYARQPIILAYIAAGILLGPSGFGLLNDNDRIIQFGQFGVILLLFLLGLNLQPYKLISLFQESALITLGTCCLFFLVTLGFCWAIRLSLTDALVAAAALMFSSTVIGLKLIPTTTLHHQRLGEIMTSVLLIQDMLAIIVILFLNVRSPDAMLSAFGLILLKLALLCLLAYLGVRYLILPLFRRFDVIQEYTFVAALAWCLLWAEAAHLAGLSYEIGAFVAGLSIAISRVSQAISLHLKPLREFFLILFFFAVGAKMDFNQGDMMLIWGCLFGVILIVVKAVGFAFALKLAREKATRELAARLSQASEFSLLLAYTALTAGLVSDQGMLFIQAATLTTFIVSTYWVVSRFPTPISSDKNLRKD
- a CDS encoding GMP reductase codes for the protein MRIEQDLKLGFKDVLFRPKRSTLKSRSQVELTRDFTFKHSGRQWSGVPIIAANMDSVGSFEMAQTLAKHQVMTAIHKHYTVDDWAGFVRENHAEVLKHVMVSTGTSEADFQKTKDIMALTDDLIFICIDIANGYSEHLVEYVEKVRAAFPDKVISAGNVVTGDMVEELILAGADLVKVGIGPGSVCTTRVKTGVGYPQLSAIIECADAAHGLGGRIIGDGGCTCAGDVSKAFGGGADFVMLGGMLAGHEESNGEVVEKEGKTFMKFYGMSSQSAMDKHSGGVANYRAAEGKTVLLPYRGPVENTIQDIMGGVRSTCTYVGAAQLKELTKRTTFIRVQEQENNVYGKE
- a CDS encoding ParA family protein, with the translated sequence MKSIVFFNNKGGVGKTTLLCNVAAILADEHQKKVLIVDADPQCNSTAYCLGDSVVEEMFSKAKRNTIENFIQPLKKGKGYLLEKVKPIYSQRFNLDIIPGDPNLALSEDLLASDWKSSISGDERGLQTTFVMKDLIHKYKDDYDFIFFDVSPSLGALNRAILISSDYFVVPMSVDVFSLSAIENIAASLKSWKKALKQSLDLFKDDEKESFSVNNEVVDWNLNFIGYAVQQYTSKTVSGTKRPVNAYEKINKKIPSVINKYLIDNDELNIDYRLGEIQNLHSLIPLSQSANCPIFKLKSSDGVVGAHFSMVKDSRAIFDKIAINIIKNIEVIND
- a CDS encoding SIR2 family protein, translated to MNSTNKNGQRPKTWHALLTDMLNKVESPKQHIIKLLKENDYLTSCEIIKDKMGREQFVRTLRQEYLTPSYLPADIHKNIFRLDSRLVITPNFDKIYDSYATGQTHGSVIIKNHYDSDIHSAIRENGRLIIKAHGTIDTPEKLIFTRKEYAEARSKYSNFYEILEALSVTHTFIFIGCGVNDPDIRLLLEDTFFKHDSYKPHYMLMPNGSLHKDQINIIQRTMNLRVLGYSKNNNHIELTDSLANLEVKVNSVRDELRQNSNW
- a CDS encoding IS4 family transposase, whose protein sequence is MTIISLKKQLVQFFDASFLEKTARKCGFTQRARAIQPQQLVLSLLAALSKGNCHAIADLHRQFNGMCLSEKQNVAYKPFHNQLRKDSFADFMKELVKFAIVQLFQKSSRSMPANLSHFDDVILQDGSSFRVHDGLREVFPSRFKNYPAAIECHMTMSLFDQSPKTMTVTADTASERTYLPTPGNLEKKLLLADAGYVDFSYFEQLSRHNGHFIVRGGKSLNPTIVSAHNGNGRRLPRLIDMKLKDISRKTNRSEVLDLRCKRGKYEFRVVRRWFAEEKRFCLWLTNLPTSQFSADDIMALYRCRWQIELLFKELKSHTNWRRFVTAQKAIAEGLIWASLLALIVRRSIAITSLPSVSVLKAAKNVDVWLLPILESLMHQARSEISGRLEWAMVYISMNARKAAQRKSKKDRTLDGIYEKLNA